GATCGGCACGGCGTTCGCCGACGGATCGGACCCCAGCCGGTACGCGTACCAGCTCGCCTGGCACCGGCCCGGCGCGCTGCCCACCGGCTTCACCAGGTCCGTCACGGCCGGAGAACTCGCCGTGGACCGGACCTCCGCCCGCGCCCAGGCCCCGGAGGGCCCGGCCGCGATGCAGTCGGCGCCGATCGTGCCGGGCTATCCGCTGACCCCGGCGTACGCCTCCACGCCGCTGGCGCAGACCCGCCACTTCAACACCGACGGCGGCATCAGGTGGGCCTCGCGGGTGTTCCAGTACTCGGACGAGGCCGTCGACTACTACACCGTCACCACGGCCGGACCGGCGATCGCCTACCGGCCCGGGCGGACCTACACCTCCACCTGGAACGCCCCGATCGTCGCGCCCTGCCCGACCGCCGGTGGCGGGTGGTCCGGCGACCAACTGGTCGTGCGGGTCGCCCCCTACTGCGACAGCGCCGGCCACCCCGGCCACGTCGAGCAGGAAACCCTCTCCGGTACGACCACCCTCTACCGCAACGGCACCGAGGTGGCCACCTCGGACCTGCCCGGTCACGCCCGATTCACCGTGCCGCCCGTACCGGGCAGTTACCGGCTCCACGTCGAGTCCACCCGGGCGGCCTCGTTCGGCCTGTCCACCCGGGTCACCGCCGACTGGACGTTCACCCGGCCGGTGACCGCGTCGCGCCTCATGGCGGTCCGCATGGCGCCGACCCTGGACGCCACCGGCACGGCACCCGCCGGCCGGTCCTTCACCATCCCGATCAGCAGCGCCGACGCCACGTCGGTCGGCCTGCGGGTCTCCTACGACGACGGCGCCACCTGGAAGTCGACCCCGGTCACCCGCACCGGCGCCGGCACCTTCCTCGGTACGGTCCGCCACCCGGCCGCCCCCGGGTACGTGTCCGTGCAGGTCACGGCCAGAGGTAGCGCCACCAGCCTGACCGAGACGGTGGTTCGCGCGTACCGGATCGGCTGATCCGAGGTGCCCCTTCACGTCGCCGCACGGGGATGTGAAGGGGCACCTCAGCGCACCAACGGCTCAACCGGCGGTGCGCTCCCAGTCGACGGTGGGCAGGCCGGCGTCGGCGAGGGCCTTGTTGGCCGCGCTGAACGGCCGGCTGCCGAGGAAGCCACGCGGGTTCATCGGGCTGGGGTGGCCCGCCTCCAGCACCACGTGCTGCGGATTGGTGACCAGCGCCGCCTTCTTGCGCGCGTAGCCACCCCAGAGCAGGAACACCACGCGCGACTCCTGGGCGTCCAGCGCCCGGATGGTGGCATCGGTGAACTCCTCCCACCCCCGGTTGGCGTGCGAGCCGGGAGTGCCCTGCCGCACCGTCAACACCGAGTTGAGCAGCAGCACCCCCTGTGCCGCCCAGCCGTCCAGGTTGCCGCTGCGCGGCTTGGGCACGCCCAGGTCCTCGCCCAACTCCTTGAAGACGTTGCGCAACGACGGCGGCACCGAGACCCCCTCGCGCACGCTGAAACTCAACCCGTGCGCCTGGCCGACCCGGTGATAGGGGTCCTGCCCGAGGATCAGCACCCGGCAGGCCGACGGCGCGCAGAGTCGGTAGGCGGAGAAGAGGTCCTCGACCGGCGGGAAGACCGTCTGGGTCGCGTACTCCCCGGCGACGAAGTCGGCCAACGCGGCGGTGCGGGCCGGGTCGAGGTGCGGGGCGAGCACCTCGCGCCACGCCTCGGGAAGCAGGGCCGGCAGGTCGAGGGCGGGGGTGTCGTCGGGCATCGGCGGCCTTTCACCGGTCGGAACGTTTCCGGGCACTGTAGGCAGTGGGTACGACAGCGTTCGGCGCAGGGCCGTCAGCGCGGGACGGTCAACTCGGCCAGCCGGGCCGCCCAGTCGCCACCGACCGGCTCCAGCCCGACGACCCGGGTGTCGTCGTCACGCCGGTCCATCTGGATCCGCAGGTGTGCGTCGACCAGCTGCTCGACCAGCCCCTCGCCCCACTCGACCACGGTGACCGAGTCCTCCACCGAGGCGTCCAGGTCCAGGTCGTCGATCTCGGCCCGGGGGTCGCTCGCGGCACCCAGGCGGTACGCGTCGGCGTGCACCAACGCCACCCCGCGTCCGGTCGCCGGGTCCGGCCCGTGCACCCGGGCGATCACGAAGGTCGGCGAGGTGATGTCGCCGAGCACGCCCAGCCCGGCACCGACCCCCTGGGTCAACGCGGTCTTGCCGGCACCCAGCGGCCCGGTCAGGAGCACCAGGTCACCGGCGCGCAGCAGCCGCGCGAGGCGCCGCCCGAAGGCGTGCGTGTCCGCGACGGTCGGCAGCTCGAAACGGGTCACGGGCGGTCCCGCTCGCACGAGTCGAGGAAGCGGCTGACCGCGATGTTGACCTCGTCGGCGTGCTCCAGCATCACCACGTGCCCACTGTCGTGGATCTTGACGAACTCGGCGTGCGGCAGCCGCCGGACGATCTCCTCGGAATGCGTCACCGGCGTGATCATGTCCTTGTCTCCGACGATCACCAACACCGGCGTGTCCTCCAACGCGGCCAGCGCCGGGAACCGCGAGTGCGTCGCCAGCGTACGCAGATAGCGGGTCACCGTGTCGGCCGAGGTACGCGAGTTCATCTCCTCCACGTACGACACCAGCGACGGGCTCGGCTTACGGGTGCCGAAGCCGTACCTGCGGGTGAGCAGCCAGGCCACGTTGCTGGTGGACTTGCGGGCCCGGTCGATCACCGTCCCGCCGTAGCGGGTGACGTAGCCGGCCGTGTAGAGCACCGGCGCGCCGACGCGCCCGAGCAGAGCGGGCGCGACCAGCTTCGTCTCCGCCAGCAGACCGCCGGAGGTGGCCATCAGCACCGTGCCCACCACCCGGTCGTCGAACATCTCCGGGTACAGCTCGGCCAGCGACATGATGGTCATGCCGCCCATCGAGTGCCCGATCAGGACCAGCGGCCCGTCCGGTGCCACCTCGTCGATCACCCGGCGCAGCGTGTGGCCGAGCGCGACGAGGTCGTACTCGCCGCCCTCCAACCGCCCCGAACGGCCGTGACCGGGCTGGTCGTACGCCACGATCCGGTGCTCGCCCCGCCCGGCCAGCATCTTGCGCTGGAAGTGGAACGTGCCCATGTCCAGGCAGAAACCGTGCACCAGCACGACCGTCGGGTTGCCCGCGACCGGACGGATCGGCTCGACCACCTCGACGTGCACGTCGGTGCCGTCGGGCAGCTCCAACCGGTGCGCCGCGTCGTAGTGCTGCTCGCCGAAGACCTCGTCGACGTACGGATCGGCCGGGTCGGCCTTGAGTCGGCGGACCAGGGCCCGTTCCGTGGCGACACCGGCGGCGAGCCCGGCGGCGGCCACGCCGAGTGCCGCACCGACCAGCCCGGCGGCCCGGCCGGCGGCGGTACGCGGTCGGGGGACCCTCACGCCGACCCTCCGTCGTAGACACGGGGCACCCGGGTGCTGCCGAAGCGGGTGACGATCTCGTAGTTGATGGTGCCGACCGCCTCGGCCCAGTCGTCGGCGGTGGGCGCACCGTCCGCGCCGTCGCCGAAGAGGGTGACCACGTCACCGGCGACCACCGGATCGTCGCCGCAGTCCAGCACGAACTGGTCCATGCAGACCCGACCGGCGACGGTCCGCCGCCGGCCGCCGAGTTGCACCGGGCCGGTGCCGGAGGCGTGCCGGGGCACCCCGTCGGCGTAGCCCAGCGGCACCACGGCCAGCGTCGCGTCGCGCTCGGTGAGGTAGGTGTGCCCGTAGGAGACACCGGCGCCGGCCGGTACCCGTTTGGTCAGCATCACCCGGGCCCGCGCGGTCATCGCCGGCCGCAGCCCGTACGTCTGTCCGGCCACCGGCGAGAGGCCGTACACGGCCAGCCCGGGGCGGACCAGGTCGAAGTGGGTGTCGGGTCGGGTCAGCGTGGCCGCCGAGTTGGCCAGGTGCCGGTAGCGCGGGCGCAGTCCGGCCCGCTCGACCATGGCCAGCCCCTCGTGGAAGACCGCCAACTGCCGGTCCGTGGTGGGGTGTCCGGGCAGGTCCGCGTAGACGAAGTGGCTCCACACCCCGACCACCTCGACCAGCCCGTCGGCCTGGGCCTTGGCGGCGGCGTCGAGCAGCGCCGGCCAGTCGGCGACGGTCGCGCCGCCCCGGGCCAACCCAGTGTCGATCTTGAGGTGCAGCCGGGCCGGACG
Above is a window of Verrucosispora sp. NA02020 DNA encoding:
- the alr gene encoding alanine racemase, which translates into the protein MWQAEVRVDLDAIRENVDRLRTGTGAELMAVVKGDGYGHGMVPAARAALEAGADWLGVCTLDEALALRAAGIDAPVLAWLLAPGLPLHTGVAAGVDLGVASLPQLDEMVGASRRAERPARLHLKIDTGLARGGATVADWPALLDAAAKAQADGLVEVVGVWSHFVYADLPGHPTTDRQLAVFHEGLAMVERAGLRPRYRHLANSAATLTRPDTHFDLVRPGLAVYGLSPVAGQTYGLRPAMTARARVMLTKRVPAGAGVSYGHTYLTERDATLAVVPLGYADGVPRHASGTGPVQLGGRRRTVAGRVCMDQFVLDCGDDPVVAGDVVTLFGDGADGAPTADDWAEAVGTINYEIVTRFGSTRVPRVYDGGSA
- the ung gene encoding uracil-DNA glycosylase; this encodes MPDDTPALDLPALLPEAWREVLAPHLDPARTAALADFVAGEYATQTVFPPVEDLFSAYRLCAPSACRVLILGQDPYHRVGQAHGLSFSVREGVSVPPSLRNVFKELGEDLGVPKPRSGNLDGWAAQGVLLLNSVLTVRQGTPGSHANRGWEEFTDATIRALDAQESRVVFLLWGGYARKKAALVTNPQHVVLEAGHPSPMNPRGFLGSRPFSAANKALADAGLPTVDWERTAG
- the tsaE gene encoding tRNA (adenosine(37)-N6)-threonylcarbamoyltransferase complex ATPase subunit type 1 TsaE yields the protein MRAGPPVTRFELPTVADTHAFGRRLARLLRAGDLVLLTGPLGAGKTALTQGVGAGLGVLGDITSPTFVIARVHGPDPATGRGVALVHADAYRLGAASDPRAEIDDLDLDASVEDSVTVVEWGEGLVEQLVDAHLRIQMDRRDDDTRVVGLEPVGGDWAARLAELTVPR
- a CDS encoding alpha/beta fold hydrolase, whose translation is MRVPRPRTAAGRAAGLVGAALGVAAAGLAAGVATERALVRRLKADPADPYVDEVFGEQHYDAAHRLELPDGTDVHVEVVEPIRPVAGNPTVVLVHGFCLDMGTFHFQRKMLAGRGEHRIVAYDQPGHGRSGRLEGGEYDLVALGHTLRRVIDEVAPDGPLVLIGHSMGGMTIMSLAELYPEMFDDRVVGTVLMATSGGLLAETKLVAPALLGRVGAPVLYTAGYVTRYGGTVIDRARKSTSNVAWLLTRRYGFGTRKPSPSLVSYVEEMNSRTSADTVTRYLRTLATHSRFPALAALEDTPVLVIVGDKDMITPVTHSEEIVRRLPHAEFVKIHDSGHVVMLEHADEVNIAVSRFLDSCERDRP